Proteins found in one Homalodisca vitripennis isolate AUS2020 chromosome 4, UT_GWSS_2.1, whole genome shotgun sequence genomic segment:
- the LOC124360216 gene encoding aquaporin-like encodes MVTRQQSVSFTDEDSKEVKIYTFSEGDPKGKEKEERKLSLWRQDLKRPGQIARRTAIEFVGTTFLMYFAATTCTGFPDNANVLHKSLTMTCTYATLIQALSFTGGCHLNPMVTIAFAVLGKISWVRIMAYTNAHYVAAVLGTYIYKITTPEDMQGFALCANRLNEDAGVTWWQGLIIEAVVTAAMTLVVLTVTDERGRLLPGGSVVIGLAYGAGHLMAIPYTSAGMNPARSLGPAILAKYWIHNWVFAFGPQIGIKFAALAYWLLNKRAETPAPTAADQPVKGDEQL; translated from the exons ATGGTGACCAGGCAACAATCCGTATCGTTTACCGATGAAGACTCGAAGGAGGTTAAGATTTACACGTTTTCAGAAGGTGACCccaaaggaaaagaaaaagaagaac GTAAACTGAGTCTATGGAGACAGGACTTGAAGAGACCTGGGCAAATTGCACGACGTACAGCAATTGAGTTTGTTGGTACCACATTCCTCATGTACTTCGCCGCTACAACCTGTACAGGGTTCCCAGATAACGCCAATGTCCTCCACAAATCCCTGACCATGACATGTACATACGCTACCCTCATCCAG GCTCTGTCTTTTACTGGAGGATGCCACCTGAACCCGATGGTTACTATCGCATTTGCAGTGCTGGGGAAGATCTCTTGGGTTCGAATAATGGCCTACACTAACGCTCATTATGTAGCTGCGGTTCTGGGTACTTACATTTACAAG ATAACTACACCGGAGGATATGCAGGGGTTTGCCTTGTGTGCAAACAGACTGAACGAGGACGCGGGGGTGACCTGGTGGCAAGGGCTGATTATAGAAGCTGTCGTGACCGCTGCCATGACCTTGGTCGTGCTCACGGTCACAGACGAGCGGGGAAGGCTACTGCCCGGCGGCTCCGTGGTCATAGGACTGGCCTACGGTGCAGGACATCTCATGGCG ATTCCATACACAAGTGCAGGCATGAATCCCGCACGTTCCCTGGGTCCTGCTATTCTGGCGAAATACTGGATACACAACTGG GTATTCGCTTTTGGTCCACAGATCGGTATCAAATTTGCAGCTCTTGCCTACTGGCTGTTGAACAAACGAGCGGAGACCCCTGCGCCTACCGCCGCCGACCAGCCCGTCAAGGGGGACGAGCAACTGTGA